One Babylonia areolata isolate BAREFJ2019XMU chromosome 27, ASM4173473v1, whole genome shotgun sequence DNA window includes the following coding sequences:
- the LOC143301332 gene encoding uncharacterized protein LOC143301332, which produces MENDSPLSRVERQRPPGTVRRQSPLGTQSLPGTEKTSSTVGRQSPSGPPGPDKKQPSPFSTAGRQNSSRTVEGQRQEEPTTSAAPTLGKPSTQPHRHKQNTNATTHSPGHAYSPITHSGPDLPETNGKDDRRDFTNTPALKIAPRSLQPRTETNNATKDHREESAGKQTPTEPSTEAKEAAAAAATPPPPITPRSLSKDAGTPGKSSKAAFTGTRDIISHTHVTERQDTEAVRRRPDDSRTSARVGATAGGGLYKKKALSRGGRVEKVPPDFTRNKNADSSQTAESKASTRTAAAASTLSRDTSSRAGSPPGRSDDVFPGMTSVLTSQTASDVIGARVAALDRDGFQADNSLEEERGSKVYSDFYGSLKVSDV; this is translated from the exons ATGGAAAATGACAGTCCTCTAAGCAGAGTGGAGAGACAGCGTCCTCCGGGAACAGTGAGGAGACAAAGTCCTTTAGGTACACAGAGTCTGCCAGGAACAGAGAAGACTTCAAGCACAGTGGGAAGACAGAGCCCTTCAGGTCCCCCAggacctgacaagaaacaaccgAGTCCTTTCAGCACAGCGGGGAGACAGAATTCTTCAAGGACAGTGGAGGGACAGAGGCAGGAGGAGCCCACCACATCGGCCGCACCCACCCTCGGCAAACCCTCGACccaaccccacagacacaaacaaaacacaaacgcgACGACACACAGTCCTGGCCACGCCTACAGCCCCATCACCCATTCAGGACCGGACCTTCCAGAAACGAACGGCAAAGACGACAGGAGAGACTTCACAAACACACCCGCTTTGAAAATAGCTCCCCGATCCCTGCAGCCCAGAACTGAAACGAACAACGCCACCAAAGATCACAGAGAGGAAAGCGCTGggaaacaaacacccacagaacCCAGCACCGAAGCGAAGgaagcagctgctgctgctgctacgccTCCTCCCCCGATAACTCCTAGAAGTTTGTCGAAAGATGCCGGGACTCCGGGCAAGAGCTCAAAGGCTGCCTTCACGGGGACTAGGGACATCATCAGCCATACCCATGTAACAGAACGTCAAGACACTGAAGCGGTAAGGCGCAGGCCTGATGATTCGCGCACATCAGCCAGGGTTGGCGCTACAGCGGGTGGAGGTTTATACAAAAAGAAAGCGCTGAGTAGAGGGGGCCGCGTGGAAAAAGTGCCTCCGGATTTCACAAGAAACAAAAACGCTGACTCCTCGCAAACCGCAGAAAGTAAGGCTTCCACAAGGACTGCGGCAGCAGCCTCGACCCTCAGCCGTGACACCTCCTCGAGAGCAGGGAGCCCTCCTGGAAGATCGGATGACGTTTTTCCCGGGATGACGTCCGTTCTGACGTCACAGACAGCCTCGGATGTCATCGGCGCCAGAGTTGCTGCCCTGGACAGAGACGGCTTCCAGGCTGac aactcgctggaggaagagagaggatcaAAAGTCTACAGTGACTTCTACGGGTCATTGAAAGTGTCCGACGTATGA